The sequence below is a genomic window from Dioscorea cayenensis subsp. rotundata cultivar TDr96_F1 chromosome 6, TDr96_F1_v2_PseudoChromosome.rev07_lg8_w22 25.fasta, whole genome shotgun sequence.
CATGAATAGCAAAACGCGCACTTACACCTGcaaattcataaaatatatatatttatatatttataaatgaataaataatggtgacatatatatatatatatatatagttgctCACCTGCATTGAATATTAGAACAACCAGAAGACTTTTGCACATAAAAAGAGCAATTTGGACACCTTTTCCAGCCACGATTGATAGCCATCTTCACAAAAACCACATCCTCAGTGTCTTTACAAAATTTCTTATATTCTTCACAAGTAAACTTAGAATGCCAAGCAACTCTGCATTTAATACAAAACTCTCTATTGCAATGTGGACAGACATTATAAACACATCTctcttcttcatcaacatcatcatcatcagaccATACCAACAAAGCAGAGCAATCATTGAATGGACAGTAGAGCTTCAATGATTCTGGGAATGAAGCCTCACACAATGCATCAAGCCAccttgaatatatttttttaggcaGTATCTCTTTGCAAATCTCTGGATCTAAGACTCCATCTTTGCATGATGGTTCTGGACACTTTAAATGCAGCATCCCATGATCATGCAGACATACAGTGATGAACGAGCTTATGCAGTTCATGCAGTAACTGTGTTCACAAGCCATCTTATTGAACATTTCATGGTTTTGCTTCTCTTCCATGCATATGTTGCAGTAATATGTATGTTTCATCTCTGGAGGCACAATTacataagaagaagaaggtgttgatgatgatgttgatgttgatgatgatgttgatgatgattggCTTGGCACAAGTATGGATTGTGATTTACGTGAACTGTGGTACTGGTCTCCGAGGTAGACAATTGAAGAGGATTTTCTTTTCATGAGGAGGCTGTTGAAGCTCTTTTGATTcatgatggagaaaaaataatattgtgcAAAGTGATCAATATAATGATGTATGATGAGCTTATtatgtttcaattttattgttttattctggtttttatttatttatttttggatggagGATAAGACTGTTGAGATTTTGATTTGTCACATCCTAATCTTGACGCACAATTTACGGTGATTTGTATGAtgtggatatttttttatttttttaaacaaaagataACCATAATTTAtcatgaaaaaacaaaagataaaccacaatttatcATGCGGAAATTTTGATCTTAACACTATATAATTttgtagttatttttaaaaatacaaaaattatcataaaaataatccTCAAATTCCATCTGTCTATTTTTAACTTATAAATTGATTATCTtcctccaaataaaaaaataattatttaaaaaatagataaatcataatataagttaaaaaaattttgatttttaaattatgaattacTGATAcaggaaatttttaaaaaaagtgatattaataaataaaaacaaggaacTTAACTCTTGGGGAGATACTTCACAAAAAGCAAACTTCTTTGGCAGCTTTTAAGGAAGGAATCAAAGTAcaaaatttaccttttttttaattaataataataataataataataataataataataataataaagaatgcTTCACAACAAGGAAAATAATCCATTTCCCTCCTTGTTGCACAAACCAAAAGTATACTTTTAAAGACAAAAGGACCTTCATGTTAACACTCTATAATGTTTCTGATCAGACATCATCATTACATAATGAAATGAGTTCAAGTAGCAAGAGGAGGGAGGAGAATGAATTCATTTGAGAAGAATGAAGAACCAAGTCTTAAGAATCAGCCCCATGAATCATCCACAAGCTTTACAAGATGTTGCTGTTTCTTCATACTAATCCTCCTCAGCTTAAAAGCACTGGTTGTGATCATTCTTATCATATTAGTCTTTGTCATCAGACCAAAACAACCCCAATTCCATCTCCACTCAATAAGTTTTCAGTCATTCAACTTGGATGTAAATTCTAGCCAACAACTCAATGCTTCTTCATCACTTGCCTATGTACTACTTGTGACCGAAAACCCGAATAAGCTTGGAATACGGTATAATCCATCAGAgcttgcaattctatatgaccATGAAGCCTTTGGTGTTATCCAAGTTCCGGTGTTCTACCAGCCTCTGAGAAGCAGGAATGTGACAGTTCAAGTGCAGGTCTCATTCCAGCCATGGGAAGTCAGTAAACTCATCAATGGAATAGCTCTATCTTCTAATGGTACAATCAATGGTGAAATACATATATTTGGTATAATTCAAGCTCAGCCTCATGCCTTGAACTTCCCTCTGCTAACTATTAAAGGTTCACCTTGAACTTTTCCTGCAActcaaacttcttcttcttctaattgaTGCTTTTGAACATGTTGCTCTTTCTGCAGGTTTATCTTGATTGCAGGGTATGCATTGAGTATGATGGTGGTGTTTGGCCTTGCATTCAGTAAAGAAGCAATTGGAGTACTTAAGTCACACAAGGTATGCTTGGCAGACTATATCAGGATTTTTAATCAGATTAGTTTAACAGTCTGAATTTGGATTTGTAATGCATTGCAGACTATACTTCTCTCCAGTTTCCCACATATAACACAGAAATGCTCTGTGGCTCTCTGTATATAAAAAAGATCAAAACAGGAGCTCTATGTTGATAGTTCTTGATTTCTGATTATTTGAACGAGATCAGGAATTTGTGTAATTGTACCCAGCCCTGCATCATTCAAACAAATGTAGCAATTTATGTACCATAACAGAATGACAAGCTTCCAATAAATAAAGAGAGCAACAATGTGTCTAGTTGTGTACAAGGCCAAAACTGTGCTGTTTAACACAAGAAATACAAATTCAAACGAGGTCGGCAAAGAATGCTCAGTGTgacttcttatttttcttaagcTTTCTGGCTTTCTTCTCTTTATCGGCCATCAGATGCTCAAATTCTTCTGCGCTGGCGAATGGAGAAGGTCGAGTTTTTTTCTCGTGTTTCCGCTTCTTACCAACCTGCTTGGACTTCTTGACTATGAtactttcatcatcatcatcatcgccatcaccatcatcatcactatCACCATTATCTACACCCAAGACATCATCAAAATCTTCACCGTCTTCATCATCCCCATGTATTTGTTCTTTAGGATGCTTTTCCAGAGTATGAGCATCTGCGACTTCTGTGTCACTACCATTTCCAAGtaaagcatcatcatcatcagcaaaTTTGTCAAGGTCATCATAATCATAACCTTCAGTTTCATCATCCATGGGAACTTTTCCAGAGCCCAACATGTTATCAATTTCCTCTTCCTCACTGTCATCGTTGATGTCTGGCAACAGGTCGTCAGCATCTTCATCCTCTgaagccttcttcttctttgccttGGGCTTCTTAGATGAAGTCGTTTTGTTCATGTAGAACCTATGGAAGACAACATCTTCTGGGGGCACATCTTCCTCTGCTAGCTGTAGGATCTCATCCCCAATCAAACGATGATTTGTGTCAagctgcaaaaaaaaaatatatatatatatatatatatatccagtaAGCACTATAGGGTAGTGAGAGGCACGGTCAATGTCTTCTAAAAAAAGCAAGCCATGAGGCCAGCTCAATGCAAGCAAATTCACCGAGCACCAAAGAATTgcataatttataatatagtaCATAATGAGATGAGAAACTGAAAATAGTACATTAGAAAAAAATGCCTAAGAAAGtaattgaagaaatgatgaTGAATTGTATCTCAATTGATACAATTCATTGTCATCTACAAATAGAATGATAAAAACTTTCAACCATGAATGGCATCAAAGGATGGGCAAATTTGATGTGAAAACCAagatgaataaatgaatatactattatattatatatatagataagatCATGTAAACAATGACAACCAGAAACCATAAAGCAGCAGTGAACTGTTGAAGTGGCGAGAGAGTCTAGCACATGTAACAAACCTTTTTTGCAGGTGCAATCTGGGATCCACCATGCCATTTGCCCTCTGCTCTCCGGCTTGCCTTTGGTTTCTTCTCCATGAACTTGTCAAGAAATGCACCAAGTGAGAGATCATTTAAGGGGTCACCATTGTAAACAATGGTTGCCCCAGATAGTAAAGTACGAGCCATAGTCGCAACAGATGGATGTACATGTGCAGCTAAAGTTGTTAACTCCCACCAACTCGTTCGGTCTGCATTACTACCagaagcaaagaagaaagtAAACATGCCAGTTTCATATGTTATGATCGATGAAGACACAAACTTTGatacatgaaaagaaaaaaacagagcAGTGCTTGACATGAACCATTTATTTGTATTGGTACACAATTAACAATTTAACTAGATGACAATTGCATTACAATGAATTGTCTTAAAACTTACACTGGTAATTTCAAGCAGGCCAAGGTACAAAACACtcatttccaaaaaaagaaaaaagcagaTGTTAACAGCTAATTGGATGGACAACTTATCTTTATTGAATTATGGGACGAACAAGCATTAGTATGCATCTTGTATAAAGAAATCCAACTAATAAGCAGTCTTGCAGACTCTCAAACACTACTTCAGCCTAGAAAACATGAGTTCACTGCAAACATGATAACTGAGCTACCAGCATTTGACCATAAAAAAGGGGCTTAAGTAAAAGAAAGCCAATGATAAAAAGGTTTCAAGACACATTACTAATTAAATGCAAAGTAAACCTTAGATTATTAACAGAGAAAGATGACTACTAGGTTTCAGGGACACATTTTCAGTCCCTCATTGGCATACTATAAAAAAAGAGCAGCTTTCTAATGCAAGCACATGAACAACCTCCAtgacacttttttttaattgcagatGTTATTCTTTAAATCTAAACAAAccagacaaaaaaataaatggatagATGTGTTTAATTATTAAATGCCATTATGAGTGATTTTAAATGTAAGAAATACCAGTAAGAAGGTTCCCTATGGCGTGGATCATATCCTACAGCAGAAGATTCCTGACCAGGTCCTTTGTTAGCATAACCAGATTGGAATTGCGTTCCATCATTCACATGGTCTTCTCCATCGGAATCATCATGAACACAAGCATAAGACGCTGGAGGTTTTACACTATCAAATGCAGCAGCATGAGCACCAGAACTCCCTGGTGTTTTACTTGAAGGAACGGCTGAAGAATTCTGAGGCTCTTCTATGATATCCACAAAGTGCTCAAGGTCATCATCTACAGACTCATTTTGTAGTGCCATACTCCTGTTGGATGCAAACACTTGGAGCATTACAAACTAAAAAATTCAAGTTCAGAATTAGTTCTGATGTTTAGAATAACATACCACAAAGGAGGTTTTGCTTTCAGAACCTCAGATAGTAAGAATAAACATCCACAAGCATATTGAGCAGGTCGCTGAAGAGAAACCTatgaagataaatttttaaatgctaATGCTGTCAAGAGATCAAACTTAAAGCTCTTGCAGATGGCATGCTATTCAATAAAATAGGTGGTTGggacatatgaccacaatatatatatatcaatgcatATAAGTGCAAGATCATATTATGTAGAGCGACAaatgtatatttgttaaataagaACATGAGTCAACAAAATATTTCCTGTAACTAACCTGCAGCAGCCGTTTTGAGAAGGCAGATACCCGTTTCAGATTTACATCATTCTTCATAGCTTTGAACAGTAGACCAAGAAACATTTCTGGCtggacaataaaaacaaaagttacaaaTAAATTGCTTAGatgcatggaaaaaaaaaaacagaaggaaGGCAGTTAATAATCAAACAACTTAAAGATATATTCACAATAGAGTTAAGCTAGCAAAACGGCTGTGAAAGCATCATGCTGGAAAATAGAAGGCATCCAACAAACTATGGCTTGTAAAGGTTTAAAACACCCAGAAATTGAATTTGGGTACATCAAGATGCTTAACAAGATGACATGAGTGGACCCAATAGCAGCACAATGCTATATCTTAAATTATCAATCAACTTTCGAAGACCATGTTTACAATTTGTCCACAGGAATGTCAACACTGTTTGCTCTGTAATTATCAGTTCACCAACATTGGTCTCTTTGGaccttttcaaaataaatcttaatttcTTCAATTATACATCCCTTCAacatatgtataaaatttgCATCTTGCTTAGAATGTTTGGTTCCCTTTAATAACGCAGAATAGATTAGAATAATGGCAACAACAGAAACCCCAAATATACTCAGAAagtagagaaaaaaataccttGGAGGAATTTAGAGCAGCGGGAGTTAATAGTTTTGAATACAATGCACGATAAAACCGGTCACTAAGAATCTGATTTCTTGATGAGATCTGATACAAAAGCATCAAGGATTGAACCCCTACATTGAAATTCTCAGCATGGACCTGCATGTGAAGAATTTAATTTGACTTGAGAAACTTTAACAACCTCAAGGTTAGTGGTAGTTAAACATAATAACAAAGTTAGTTCTAATGGTAATTAAAAGTACATCTGAAATATGCACTCACCAACTTGAAAAGTATTGGCATTTGAACCTCTAAAATATCATCAGCCTCATCACTTGTGACATATGGAAACGCTCTGTTTACTCCCTGCATAAAGATAGAAGGGGATCCAGGGTAGTATTACCGATTCCATTAAAAGATGCTAAATTAAAGTTCAATggataataataaaactataaaagaCCAATCAACTTTCAAGGAGAAATCTTCATATGCAAATACTATAAAGCATTATAGCTAGCCTCAATAtagttattaacttattatgtCTCAACGACAAGGGGgataataaggaaaaaatttgtgaaaagagATGGGTGCATAGAGTCATAGACCCGGCATAATGCCATTATGCTATATATAATAACTAAAGTAAAAGTGGTGCCCACAAATAGATGCCAAACTGCATAACTAAATCCCCTGGAGAAAtagaaaatacataattttagcTAATAGTGACTATTGATCGAAACACCCAGGGAGATACACATCTTCAACATTTCTTAAAACATTGATGttttaaataatagaaattaCTTACAGTTAGCAGAGCAGAAAGAAGCCGAGAATCCATTTCAATGGACTCAATAGGTCCTTTATTATCATGAAGCGAGCTAGTCTTTTTCTTGTTCAGTTTCCCTTTTTCATTTCCCTTCTTACTACCTTTCGCACCACTTCTATTATCAACACTACGAGCATCTGAAATCAGCACCTGCGATGACAAGCTCATTGAAAATATCTTATGGTGTAAATTTGTATAAACAAGTTTAGCTAGGTAAAAAAGAAACCAACAATATTCAATACATCTACATTGGTtccaacaagaagaaaaagcaactcagcagaataataatataagcaTTCACAATCCTTGGCTTCAAATTAGTTCAAACAGTGAAAATTTTCATAGGAAACATTACTGGAAAAGTTACAACTGGCAGCGAATTTGGCTTAAAAGTTTGGAGGTTCTAGAGGTCTTGACTCGGTCAATTTTCACTTGTCAAgctagaaaataaagaaattccaTGATTACATTACTCGTGCCTGCAGTGAGGATGGAAAAGGCCACATTAACATAGTTCAAAAGGTCGTAGGATATTGTTTTAGTGCGTTGAAGACTGCACTGGTAGGTGAAATGCAGAAGtatgatgagtataatttgcactcaATATATAGACTTTCTCTAACTCATGATGAATTAaatgtgaattattttgaaccaattttatTCCTAATCTTATTGCTATTGCATTGtgggaaagaaagagaatgatttgaaggaagaatgCGTCAAAAGCccaaaaattggagaaaagaggatcaaattttaataaagagtgaacaagaaaaacagaaaatctaGCGCCTAGGCGATACAATAGTAAGAAGtgcaaaacataaattataGCACCTAGGCGCTACACGCTTTGGCACCTAGGCACTACCCCGATTTCAAGTTATAAAAGGAGCTAGGGTTTGAGACAAAAAGGAGGAGAATTTTGGAGATCAAAAGGCCGGGAGCGAAGATTTGGCGAGGATTCATTGCCAAGCTTTAGTTTTAGTTATCCTTTgcttatttgattatgaaccttattAATATATTGAGCTTTGCAATTATCATGTTCTAAATATCTTTTCTAGAGCTACAATGTAGCCAGATTATGGAAAcctagattcatctttgtttaatttaattaatgctTGTTTCAAGattatgttggatattttaatctatgcttaatgtTTGTGATTGCTTtatcaccaattgcatgattagtAATTCGATTTGAGACCGAaaggtgataattgaattaggtcttg
It includes:
- the LOC120263611 gene encoding probable E3 ubiquitin-protein ligase ARI10, which translates into the protein MNQKSFNSLLMKRKSSSIVYLGDQYHSSRKSQSILVPSQSSSTSSSTSTSSSTPSSSYVIVPPEMKHTYYCNICMEEKQNHEMFNKMACEHSYCMNCISSFITVCLHDHGMLHLKCPEPSCKDGVLDPEICKEILPKKIYSRWLDALCEASFPESLKLYCPFNDCSALLVWSDDDDVDEEERCVYNVCPHCNREFCIKCRVAWHSKFTCEEYKKFCKDTEDVVFVKMAINRGWKRCPNCSFYVQKSSGCSNIQCRCKCAFCYSCGSKLIGGGHNFSGCVKNNRNLSPNVTLTIPAATTREQRDRDRLPQLRLRLRLRLRLRQCPSYLPTWRRQPLTLDHHL
- the LOC120263855 gene encoding NDR1/HIN1-like protein 13; the encoded protein is MNSFEKNEEPSLKNQPHESSTSFTRCCCFFILILLSLKALVVIILIILVFVIRPKQPQFHLHSISFQSFNLDVNSSQQLNASSSLAYVLLVTENPNKLGIRYNPSELAILYDHEAFGVIQVPVFYQPLRSRNVTVQVQVSFQPWEVSKLINGIALSSNGTINGEIHIFGIIQAQPHALNFPLLTIKGLS
- the LOC120263853 gene encoding CCAAT/enhancer-binding protein zeta, whose protein sequence is MVVSKPKKPQRTPEDVDILKSDVASFASSLGLAAGDGTFGGSGFDDSDFRKSGPIKPQQSGKNLEKSTDLNQKSEENHDIPRPKPKPHPLDVGPFTNSEKKDLPKLPLMKASLLSGQWYIDADELEIKVLGEEGRRKVPALGIDELKALVAKKREVAEGLMEQYSRDYDVSRRNKGDMRLLEVTARSGTSADKVSAFTCLVEDNPIANMRSLDALLSMVTSKVGKRYAFTGFEALRELFLLRLLPDRKLRALLQHPLDELPETKDGFSLLLFWYWEECLKQRYERFVIALEESLKDMLPNLKDKAMKTVYVLLKSKPEQERKLLAALVNKLGDPERKAASGAAYHLSCLLSAHPNMKAVVIDEVDSFIFRPHIGLRAKYQAVNFLSQILLSSKGDGPKVAKRLLDVYFALFKVLISDARSVDNRSGAKGSKKGNEKGKLNKKKTSSLHDNKGPIESIEMDSRLLSALLTGVNRAFPYVTSDEADDILEVQMPILFKLVHAENFNVGVQSLMLLYQISSRNQILSDRFYRALYSKLLTPAALNSSKPEMFLGLLFKAMKNDVNLKRVSAFSKRLLQVSLQRPAQYACGCLFLLSEVLKAKPPLWSMALQNESVDDDLEHFVDIIEEPQNSSAVPSSKTPGSSGAHAAAFDSVKPPASYACVHDDSDGEDHVNDGTQFQSGYANKGPGQESSAVGYDPRHREPSYCNADRTSWWELTTLAAHVHPSVATMARTLLSGATIVYNGDPLNDLSLGAFLDKFMEKKPKASRRAEGKWHGGSQIAPAKKLDTNHRLIGDEILQLAEEDVPPEDVVFHRFYMNKTTSSKKPKAKKKKASEDEDADDLLPDINDDSEEEEIDNMLGSGKVPMDDETEGYDYDDLDKFADDDDALLGNGSDTEVADAHTLEKHPKEQIHGDDEDGEDFDDVLGVDNGDSDDDGDGDDDDDESIIVKKSKQVGKKRKHEKKTRPSPFASAEEFEHLMADKEKKARKLKKNKKSH